The Lolium rigidum isolate FL_2022 unplaced genomic scaffold, APGP_CSIRO_Lrig_0.1 contig_50193_1, whole genome shotgun sequence genomic interval AAATGGAAGAAGCCGGAGAGGGTCTGCGGGCACCTCTTGCGGATTTTGGGATCGGAGCAGAGGGCAAACCACAGCTTGGACACGCACTTGAAGCGGCGGAGCGACCTGTAGGGCACCCGGGACAGGATCTCGACCAGGGCGTCCTCCGGCAGGCTCGCCACGGGCTGCTGCTCGTCCTCATGTTCCTACAGATGGGTGAGACGGTTCAGTTCAGGTTCCTGATTAAATAGAAGGCCGCTTGGCttggctttataaataaagcaacaacCATGAAACAACGTAAGATCCATGCAGGAGATCACTCCAACGCACACAAAGATAAAACTCCCTAGAAGTAGCACCATGCAAATAGGATACAAAGCCCTGAAGCGGATTGAATAAGCAAGCTAATCTGCAGTCCTAGACCTCGCATGTAGCTTCCTAACCTCGTCCCTCCGTCTAATCAGTACCCTCAATGACTGCATGTGAATTACTACTAAAGATCGGAAAAGCAAGAGCAGGGGACCGAACCTCGGACGACGATGACTTGGTGTAGGGGAACGGCTGCGAGGAATGGGATGGAGCGGCCCTTTCGCGGACTTGGTGGCCGGTCGCCGGTTGGTTGCTCGGATCCTTGCAGGCTTCTTCCCCTCCTCCTAGTTGCATCGCCTACTCCCTGGATCACGGACCAGTGCAACGAAGGCCTCGGAgtggccgtggccggctggtggcGCAGGTCGCCGGACGCTGGGGCTCGCCAAGGGGACTGACTGACTCTGTTTGGTTGGGGATTCAATATTAGGTCTCGTATATAGTTGAGAGAGGTACGGGAATTAAATAGGTGAGTAACTACTCTGTCTCTTTTATAGTTGAGGACTTGAGGAGTATCTATCAGTATAGTTGAGGTGTATGGAAATTAATTAGGGAGCGGAAAAGAGAAACTTtaacttttttttgcgaattagcGAAAAAGAGAATTATAGGCAGCCTAAGTCCTACCCCCCAAACCGCGTCCAGTAATAACGTCAGGTCGAGTGTTTGTGGGACACCACCGTGTGGTGCCGCTTTTGGGATGTGTTTCTTTTTAGTCGCATAACCTAAACAAAAATTTAAAAAACAATCAAATTCATTCAAATTTGTTATATATTACAAGAATTATAATGAAGTTCGACCAAATTTAAagacaaaataaattaatggtTGAGGGGTATTTCTCTCTATGGTTGAGGGGTATGGGAATTAACTGATGACTTATCATGACACACAGTTAAGTTAAGTTGACAGtgattacaacaacacatgatccCAACCCGTAACATAAATCGCATTAGTTGGCTGTAGATGTCAATCAGTTTGCACGGCCACTAAGAAAAGAATGGCGACAATACGACTCCATGACATGCCATGTTGCTCATCCAGGGAGGCTGTTGTCTAAGTTCAGTAATTGTTGCGATCTCCAGGAATCCACATGTTCTTGCATGTATTCACCACATTATTACCGACAACAACTAAGTAGTATGTCCGCTAATAAGTCTTGTAGGAAAAGACAGACATATGGTGATAAGGCTTTGACCACAACATGCCTGAGACAGACCCATCCTGATCAGTTAGTTCTTAGCAGTGAGAGCATTGTTCTCCTTGATCCGAGCCCGGTTGTCCAGCTTGACGAAACGCTTCAGGTCTTCGTAAGGCAGCGTCTTGGCGTCTTTCCTCCGGAGTTCGCTCAGCAcggggcgcttgtccaccaggtgCCACAACCAGTCAGGGTATTCGGAATCTGGTTGGATCTTGGGATCAGAACCCTCCTTCAGGATATTAGCCCCAAACACAGTTGTGCTCTTCATTTCCTTGCTCAGCACAGGCTTAGCATCAGCTGCGCCACCTTTTC includes:
- the LOC124681634 gene encoding 54S ribosomal protein L37, mitochondrial-like, whose translation is MAMSWTRVLKSGVVPRDAVAQLVGVRSFAVSAKGKKGGKGGAADAKPVLSKEMKSTTVFGANILKEGSDPKIQPDSEYPDWLWHLVDKRPVLSELRRKDAKTLPYEDLKRFVKLDNRARIKENNALTAKN